A region from the Hippopotamus amphibius kiboko isolate mHipAmp2 chromosome 15, mHipAmp2.hap2, whole genome shotgun sequence genome encodes:
- the LOC130836100 gene encoding zinc finger and BTB domain-containing protein 44-like, whose protein sequence is MGVKTFTHSSSSHSQEMLGKLNMLRNGGHLCDITIRVQDRIFRAHKVVLAACSDFFRTKLVGQAEGENKTVLDLHYVTVTGFIPLLEYAYTATLSINTENVIDVLAAASYMQMFSVASACSEFMKSSVLWNTPNSQPEKGLDAGQENNSNCNFMSQGGSISQVSSACSVVERTFPVCRESRRKRKSYVVTAPESPVKRSTQTSSPQVLNSSASYSENRNQPVDSSLGFSWTFPFGIHRRIQPDKVKQAENTRTLESPGPSETGRRMADYVTCESTKTTLPLGTKEDVRVKVERLSDEEVHEEVSQPVSASQSAMSDQQTVPGSEQVQEDLLMSLQSSTIGAVDEGVTEGLPTLQSTSSASAHADDDDRLENVQYPCQLYIAPSTSSTERPSPDGADRPFQCPTCGVRFTRIQNLKQHMLIHSGIKPFQCDCCGKKFTRAYSLKMHRLKHEVIS, encoded by the coding sequence atgggTGTGAAAACATTTACTCATAGCTCCTCTTCCCACAGCCAGGAAATGCTTGGAAAGTTAAATATGCTTCGAAATGGTGGACATTTGTGTGATATCACTATTCGTGTCCAGGACAGAATCTTCCGGGCCCACAAGGTGGTACTAGCAGCTTGCAGTGATTTCTTTCGCACCAAACTTGTAGGCCAAGCAGAGGGTGAGAACAAGACTGTGTTGGATTTGCATTATGTTACAGTGACTGGCTTTATACCCCTTTTAGAATATGCCTACACAGCCACTCTGTCAATTAACACAGAAAACGTCATTGATGTTCTAGCTGCAGCCAGCTATATGCAAATGTTCAGTGTTGCTAGCGCCTGCTCAGAGTTCATGAAGTCAAGCGTTTTATGGAATACACCCAACAGCCAACCAGAAAAGGGTCTAGATGCTGGACAAGAAAATAACTCTAATTGCAATTTTATGTCTCAAGGTGGAAGCATTTCTCAGGTATCTTCAGCGTGCAGTGTGGTAGAAAGAACCTTTCCTGTCTGCCGAGAATCACGGAGAAAGCGCAAAAGCTACGTTGTTACGGCTCCTGAAAGTCCTGTAAAGCGTAGTACACAAACAAGTTCTCCACAGGTACTGAATTCTTCAGCTTCCTActcagaaaatagaaatcaaccGGTTGACTCTTCTCTAGGTTTTTCCTGGACTTTTCCTTTTGGAATTCATCGAAGGATTCAGCCTGATAAGGTTAAGCAAGCAGAAAATACCCGGACTTTAGAATCACCTGGCCCATCTGAGACAGGTAGAAGAATGGCTGATTATGTGACTTGTGAGAGCACAAAAACTACCTTGCCTCTGGGTACCAAGGAAGATGTCCGGGTCAAAGTAGAAAGATTAAGTGATGAGGAGGTCCATGAGGAAGTATCCCAGCCTGTCAGTGCATCTCAGAGTGCAATGAGTGATCAGCAGACAGTGCCAGGAAGTGAACAAGTCCAAGAGGACCTTCTGATGAGTCTACAGTCTTCCACTATAGGCGCAGTAGATGAAGGCGTCACTGAAGGGTTACCTACGCTTCAAAGCACTTCCAGCGCCAGTGCTCACGCAGATGATGACGATCGATTGGAAAATGTTCAGTATCCCTGCCAGCTCTACATTGCTCCTTCCACCAGCAGCACAGAACGGCCAAGTCCAGATGGTGCAGATAGACCGTTTCAGTGTCCAACATGTGGGGTGCGATTCACCCGTATTCAGAACCTGAAACAGCACATGCTCATCCACTCAGGAATTAAACCGTTTCAGTGTGACTGCTGTGGGAAAAAGTTCACCAGGGCTTACTCGCTAAAGATGCATCGCCTAAAGCATGAAGTGATTTCCTAG